The following DNA comes from Polyangiaceae bacterium.
AGCGGCGGCGCCCCGAGCGGCGGCGCCCCGAGCGGTGGCGGAACCGGTGGAGGGACCGTCGCACCACCGCGCCTGCTGTTCAGCGAGTACGTCGAGGGGAGCAGCAACAACAAGGCGATCGAGATCTACAACGCGGGCACTTCCGCCCAGGACCTCGCCAACTGCGATCTGCGACGCTACTCGAACGGTTCCCTGACGGCCTTCTCCATCTCCGCCATCAAGTCTGGTGGCGTGCTGTCACCCGGGAAGACCTTCGTGATCTGTCACCCGGACATCGTCCCCAGCTACTTCTGCAACGAGACGACGAGTTCGATCAACCACAACGGCAACGATGCCTACGAGCTCGTGTGTGAAGGCGCAGTCCAAGACGTGTTCGGACAGATCGGAGTCGACCCGGGCGTGGGCTGGGGCAGCGCGGGCTACGAGACCTACGACAACACGTTGACCCGCAAATGCTCGGTCAAACAAGGCAACTCCAGCGGCAGCGCGAGCTTCAACCCCTCCACTCAGTGGACCGCGCTCGGCA
Coding sequences within:
- a CDS encoding lamin tail domain-containing protein, whose translation is MWLRLGNGLAAVVLVLGCSSGAGGGGGASACDGLTSCCAGLMQAQQAACQAQLDAMLQSGDPEQGCSAALQSYTSAGLCGAAGSAGTGGFGGFGNSGGFGAFGSGGQGGLAGGGQGGVGAGAGFGGASSGGASSGGTSSGGTSSGGTSSGGTSSGGTSSGGAPSGGAPSGGGTGGGTVAPPRLLFSEYVEGSSNNKAIEIYNAGTSAQDLANCDLRRYSNGSLTAFSISAIKSGGVLSPGKTFVICHPDIVPSYFCNETTSSINHNGNDAYELVCEGAVQDVFGQIGVDPGVGWGSAGYETYDNTLTRKCSVKQGNSSGSASFNPSTQWTALGIDDFDGLGSHCGS